In one window of Chryseobacterium phocaeense DNA:
- a CDS encoding DNA-formamidopyrimidine glycosylase family protein, which yields MPEGPSILLMKESLLPFVGKTVTEALGNAQFDKEPLIGQTLQEIRTFGKQTYLVFDSMAVRIHLLMFGSYGIDEQTKPDKRLRLSLHFKSGSMYFYTCSVKSVDLEFLSTIDWEADIMSDAWNPGKAEKKLKARPEMMVCDALMDQDIFSGVGNIIKNEVLFRIGVQPESLIGHLPPKKLKELIAEARNYSFDFLEWKREFVLKKHWLAHTKTICPKCGQKLIKKQTGRGKRRSFYCEKDQKLY from the coding sequence ATGCCTGAAGGACCGTCCATACTTTTAATGAAAGAAAGCCTGCTGCCGTTTGTCGGAAAAACAGTGACAGAAGCATTAGGTAATGCCCAATTCGACAAAGAGCCATTAATTGGCCAGACTTTACAGGAGATCCGTACTTTCGGAAAACAGACGTATCTGGTTTTTGACAGTATGGCTGTCCGGATTCATCTTTTAATGTTTGGCTCGTACGGTATTGATGAACAGACCAAGCCGGACAAACGCCTGCGTCTGTCACTCCATTTCAAATCCGGCAGCATGTATTTTTACACCTGCTCGGTAAAATCTGTGGATCTGGAGTTCCTTTCCACCATAGATTGGGAAGCTGATATTATGAGTGATGCATGGAATCCCGGAAAAGCGGAAAAGAAACTGAAAGCCAGACCGGAAATGATGGTCTGCGATGCCTTGATGGATCAGGATATTTTTTCGGGTGTGGGAAATATTATTAAGAATGAAGTCCTGTTCCGGATTGGGGTACAGCCTGAAAGTTTAATCGGGCATCTGCCTCCGAAAAAGCTCAAAGAACTGATAGCTGAAGCCAGAAATTACAGTTTTGATTTCCTGGAATGGAAACGGGAATTTGTCCTGAAGAAACATTGGCTGGCCCACACAAAAACCATATGTCCGAAATGCGGACAGAAACTCATTAAAAAACAGACAGGACGAGGAAAAAGAAGGAGTTTTTACTGCGAAAAAGATCAGAAGCTGTATTAA
- a CDS encoding Fur family transcriptional regulator has product MKQSRNTIARKEITRLIHESGIALSHAELQVLLDGLCDRVTTYRVLERLMDEGVIHKVVDIDGTLKYAECHTCTTEIHHHDHLHFSCEQCKTVTCVEDVEPKIKLPVNYKVHKINLTVSGICPNCQ; this is encoded by the coding sequence ATGAAACAGTCGAGAAATACAATAGCTAGAAAAGAGATCACAAGGCTCATCCACGAATCCGGGATAGCATTGTCTCATGCGGAGTTGCAGGTTCTATTGGATGGGCTCTGCGACCGTGTTACCACCTACAGGGTGCTGGAGAGATTAATGGATGAAGGGGTTATCCATAAAGTAGTGGATATAGACGGAACCCTTAAGTATGCCGAATGTCATACCTGTACCACAGAAATTCACCATCATGATCATCTGCATTTCAGCTGTGAGCAATGCAAGACGGTGACCTGTGTGGAGGATGTGGAACCTAAAATTAAATTACCGGTAAACTATAAGGTTCATAAGATTAACCTGACGGTTTCCGGAATCTGCCCTAACTGCCAGTAA
- a CDS encoding class I SAM-dependent methyltransferase, whose translation MTDHNWLDRWNDRYSSQEFAYGTEPNNYLKEQLEKLEPGSILFPAEGEGRNAVFAATKGWNVSAFDISSEGKNKALQLAEQHQVTIDYQVGELQTLDFQTEQFDAIALIYAHFPADIKSSIHQMLDRYLRKGGFIIFEAFSKSHLEYVTKNEKVGGPKDIGSLFSVDEIKADFPDYKVIQLEEMEIQLNEGLFHNGTGSVIRFTGQKL comes from the coding sequence ATGACAGACCACAATTGGCTCGACAGATGGAACGACCGCTACAGCAGCCAGGAATTCGCTTACGGAACTGAACCCAACAACTACTTAAAAGAACAGCTTGAAAAACTGGAGCCGGGCTCTATTCTTTTTCCCGCAGAAGGAGAAGGACGAAACGCTGTTTTTGCAGCTACAAAAGGATGGAATGTATCTGCCTTTGACATCAGCAGCGAAGGAAAAAACAAAGCTTTACAGCTGGCTGAGCAGCATCAGGTCACCATAGATTATCAGGTAGGAGAATTGCAGACCCTTGATTTCCAGACAGAGCAGTTTGATGCAATTGCACTGATTTACGCTCATTTTCCGGCGGATATCAAATCTTCTATTCATCAGATGCTGGACCGGTATCTCCGCAAGGGAGGTTTTATTATTTTTGAAGCCTTCAGTAAAAGTCATCTGGAGTATGTGACCAAAAATGAAAAAGTAGGCGGACCAAAAGATATAGGTTCCTTGTTTTCAGTGGATGAGATCAAAGCTGATTTTCCGGATTATAAAGTGATACAGCTTGAAGAGATGGAAATACAGCTTAATGAAGGATTATTTCACAATGGTACCGGCTCTGTGATTCGCTTCACTGGACAAAAGCTGTAA
- a CDS encoding DMT family transporter, producing MGRSYIFLALAIIFEIIATTFLKKSEEFSKLLPSVITVVGYAAAFYCLSLTLRQIPVGITYAIWSGVGIIFITLIGVVAFKQVPDLPALIGIALIVIGVVVINVFSKMGTH from the coding sequence ATGGGACGCAGTTATATATTTCTGGCCTTAGCCATCATCTTTGAGATCATCGCCACCACTTTCCTGAAAAAATCCGAAGAATTTTCAAAGCTGTTGCCTTCTGTAATAACAGTTGTGGGCTATGCTGCTGCGTTTTATTGTCTCAGCCTTACCCTTCGGCAGATCCCTGTGGGAATTACGTATGCCATATGGTCGGGAGTCGGGATTATTTTTATCACACTTATCGGGGTAGTGGCATTTAAGCAGGTTCCGGACCTTCCGGCATTAATAGGCATTGCGCTTATTGTGATCGGGGTGGTGGTTATTAATGTGTTTTCAAAGATGGGAACGCATTGA
- a CDS encoding deoxyguanosinetriphosphate triphosphohydrolase yields the protein MNLNQIFTNQRTGNNPHTKASRTDFQRDFDRIIFSSAFRRLQNKTQVFPLPGSVFVHNRLTHSLEVSSVGRSLGSIIGEFIFDAYKSDLTEDSKNFYLHNLGNVIAAACLCHDVGNPAFGHSGEDAIASYFERNEKDLKLKFNEKEWADLVNFEGNANAIRVLAQQQQGKDDGGIQLTFSTLASIAKYPCEAVAKKKGIIHRKKFGFFQNEKDIFLDIARETNLILENEEPYIFKRHPFVWLVEAADDICYNIIDMEDAHRLGIVSTSDCENLFFELIRSESGDTDRVKNKLASISNENEKISYLRAKAINALINKSLEIYKHNFENILRGNLDNGLLDIYKSENRALQDIEAFSIEKIYNHKAVVEIENAGYNVMYELLDHFIPSILKPEDERKSYDKKALKLLPRQFVYEEGTDYQKVLGVIDFVSGMTDNFATDLYRKIKGIDIGMTV from the coding sequence ATGAATTTAAACCAGATTTTCACGAATCAGCGTACAGGAAACAATCCGCACACCAAAGCTTCAAGAACTGATTTTCAGAGAGATTTCGACCGGATTATCTTCTCTTCTGCATTCAGAAGACTTCAGAATAAAACCCAGGTTTTTCCGCTTCCGGGAAGTGTTTTTGTCCACAACAGGCTGACCCACTCACTGGAAGTTTCATCAGTAGGCCGGAGTTTGGGAAGTATCATCGGGGAATTCATCTTTGATGCTTATAAGAGTGACCTTACGGAAGATTCTAAGAATTTCTATCTGCATAATTTAGGAAACGTTATTGCGGCAGCCTGTTTATGCCATGATGTGGGGAATCCGGCTTTCGGACATTCAGGAGAAGATGCCATTGCGAGTTATTTTGAAAGAAATGAAAAAGACCTGAAGCTGAAATTCAATGAAAAAGAATGGGCAGATCTGGTAAATTTTGAAGGAAATGCCAATGCCATAAGAGTTCTGGCTCAGCAACAGCAGGGAAAAGATGACGGCGGAATCCAGCTTACTTTTTCTACGCTGGCCAGTATTGCAAAATATCCGTGTGAAGCGGTGGCGAAGAAAAAAGGAATTATCCACAGAAAGAAATTCGGGTTTTTCCAGAATGAAAAAGATATTTTCCTTGATATTGCAAGAGAGACCAATCTTATCCTTGAAAACGAAGAACCTTACATATTCAAGAGACATCCGTTCGTATGGCTTGTAGAGGCTGCGGATGATATCTGTTATAATATTATAGACATGGAAGATGCGCACAGGCTGGGCATTGTATCCACGTCAGATTGTGAAAACCTGTTTTTTGAGCTGATCAGATCCGAAAGCGGCGATACGGACCGCGTGAAAAATAAACTGGCCTCTATTTCCAATGAAAATGAGAAAATCTCTTATCTGCGGGCAAAAGCGATCAATGCTTTGATCAATAAATCTTTAGAAATTTATAAGCATAATTTTGAAAATATTCTCCGGGGTAATCTGGATAACGGGCTGCTGGATATTTATAAATCCGAAAACCGTGCACTTCAGGATATTGAAGCTTTCTCCATTGAAAAAATCTACAACCATAAAGCGGTCGTGGAAATTGAAAATGCAGGCTACAACGTAATGTACGAGCTTCTGGATCATTTTATTCCCTCCATTCTTAAACCTGAAGATGAAAGGAAATCTTACGACAAAAAAGCCCTGAAGCTGCTTCCGAGACAGTTTGTCTACGAAGAAGGAACAGACTATCAGAAAGTCCTTGGGGTTATAGATTTTGTCTCAGGGATGACGGATAATTTTGCAACGGATCTTTACAGGAAGATTAAAGGAATTGATATCGGAATGACTGTATAA